One segment of Chionomys nivalis chromosome 3, mChiNiv1.1, whole genome shotgun sequence DNA contains the following:
- the LOC130872058 gene encoding LOW QUALITY PROTEIN: integrin beta-2-like protein (The sequence of the model RefSeq protein was modified relative to this genomic sequence to represent the inferred CDS: substituted 1 base at 1 genomic stop codon): MLGRHRLLLILTGLLSLGSALSQLCTKDKVSTCQDCIRSGPGCAWCRKLNFTGQGQPESVRCDTPEQLLLRGCTSEYLVDPKSLAENQDKDRDQKQMSPQNVTLYLRPGQAAAFNVSVQRTQDNSVDLYLLMAISDSMQDHLSNVQTLGSDLVQALNEITRSGHIGFGFIRNMTFQHILKLTDDSGQFQKELAKQLVSGNLDTPKGQLESMMQVAMCLGEIGWRNGTRFLVLVTDNDLHLAKDKSPGTRLNPSDSHCHLEDGMFKSRREPDDHSVLQLARKLAENNIQPIVMVPSRMVNTHERLTTFISTLTIRELLGDSSNVAQFIKDTYRRLTSRVFLDHTTIPNTLKVTYDSFCGNGVSSTGKSRGECDSVQISDQVTFQVNVMASECIQHQAFVIQALSFTDTVTVRVLSQCECQCRDPSQEHSLCGGKGVMECGVCRCSSGYTGKTCECQTQGQNSQELQRSCQKDNSSLVCSGLGDCICGRCECHTSDVPNTVIFGQYCECDSVNCERYNGQVCGGPQRGSCSCGQXVCKEEYEGSACQCRRSIEGCLSKNLVVCNGHGRCRCNSCECDPGYHPPLCEESSAVSPAAFSRCHKYISCAKCLKLSNGAPCFWECMDLLSSEFHRKNCSEQDAQGCWTTYTVRQRDRRSIYSIYVEESRECPSVTTIVLGIAVGVLLLVVLLLVLWIIHLKETQKVKLSRMGGVQRTLDQQPHLQEQHHMEPPWWHQKRQET, encoded by the exons AACTTCACAGGCCAAGGGCAGCCAGAGTCTGTCCGCTGTGACACCCCGGAGCAACTGTTGTTAAGGGGCTGCACATCTGAGTACCTCGTGGACCCCAAGAGCCTTGCTGAAAACCAGGACAAGGACAGGGACCAGAAGCAGATGTCCCCACAAAATGTGACGCTTTACTTGAGACCAG GGCAAGCGGCAGCATTCAACGTGAGCGTCCAGCGGACCCAGGACAACTCTGTTGACCTGTACCTCTTGATGGCCATCTCTGACTCCATGCAAGACCATCTTTCCAATGTCCAGACACTGGGCAGTGACCTGGTCCAAGCCCTCAATGAGATCACCAGATCAGGCCATATTG GCTTCGGATTCATCAGGAACATGACCTTCCAGCACATCCTGAAGCTGACTGATGACTCCGGTCAGTTTCAGAAGGAACTGGCGAAGCAACTGGTTTCTGGAAACCTGGATACTCCCAAGGGACAGCTGGAATCTATGATGCAAGTCGCCATGTGCCTG GGAGAAATCGGTTGGCGCAATGGGACACGGTTTCTGGTGCTCGTCACGGACAACGATCTTCACTTGGCTAAAGACAAGAGTCCGGGTACCAGACTGAATCCCAGTGATAGTCACTGTCACTTGGAAGATGGCATGTTCAAGAGCAGAAGAGAACCT GACGACCATTCAGTGCTCCAGCTGGCAAGGAAACTGGCTGAAAATAACATCCAGCCCATTGTCATGGTGCCCTCGAGGATGGTGAATACACATGAG AGACTCACCACGTTCATCTCCACGTTGACCATCAGGGAACTTTTGGGTGACTCCAGCAATGTGGCACAGTTCATTAAGGATACCTACAGG AGACTCACCTCCAGAGTCTTCCTGGACCACACCACCATCCCCAACACTCTGAAAGTCACCTACGACTCCTTCTGCGGTAACGGGGTATCAAGTACAGGCAAATCCAGAGGGGAGTGTGACAGTGTGCAGATCAGCGACCAG GTGACCTTCCAGGTCAATGTCATGGCTTCAGAGTGCATTCAGCACCAGGCCTTTGTCATCCAGGCCCTGAGCTTCACTGATACGGTGACTGTGCGGGTCCTTTCCCAGTGTGAGTGCCAGTGCCGGGACCCAAGTCAGGAGCACAGCCTCTGTGGAGGCAAGGGTGTCATGGAATGTGGCGTCTGCAG GTGCAGCTCTGGCTACACAGGGAAAACCTGTGAGTGCCAGACACAGGGCCAGAACAGTCAGGAACTGCAGAGAAGCTGCCAGAAAGACAACAGCTCCCTTGTGTGCTCAGGATTGGGAGACTGCATCTGTGGGCGGTGTGAGTGCCACACCAGTGACGTCCCCAACACAGTGATCTTTGGGCAGTACTGCGAGTGTGACAGTGTAAACTGTGAAAGATACAACGGCCAAGTCTGCGGTGGTCCAC AGAGGGGCTCCTGCTCCTGTGGCCAGTGAGTTTGCAAGGAAGAGTATGAGGGCTCAGCCTGCCAGTGCCGGAGGTCCATTGAGGGCTGTCTGAGCAAAAATCTGGTGGTGTGCAATGGCCATGGCCGATGCCGCTGCAACAGTTGTGAGTGTGACCCCGGCTACCATCCACCACTGTGTGAGGAGAGCTCCGCTGTTTCTCCTGCTGCTTTCTCACGCTGCCACAAGTACAT CTCCTGTGCCAAGTGCTTAAAACTCAGCAATGGAGCACCTTGCTTCTGGGAGTGTATGGATCTGTTGAGTTCAGAATTTCATCGCAAGAACTGCAGTGAACAGGATGCACAGGGCTGCTGGACGACCTACACTGTGCGCCAGCGAGACCGGAGAAGCATCTATTCCATCTATGTAGAGGAGAGTCGAG AATGTCCCAGTGTCACCACCATTGTGCTGGGCATTGCAGTGGGTGTCCTGCTGCTTGTTGTCCTCCTATTGGTCTTGTGGATAATCCACCTGAAGGAAACCCAGAAGGTCAAGCTTTCCAGAATGGGTGGGGTTCAGCGCACACTGGACCAGC AGCCTCATCTTCAAGAACAGCATCATATGGAACCACCATGGTGGCATCAGAAGAGACAGGAGACCTGA